One stretch of Clavibacter californiensis DNA includes these proteins:
- a CDS encoding YlxR family protein — MDPVRTCVGCRRRAPRSALLRIVADPPTSSLVIDERAVMAGRGAWIHPTIECIDRAIARRAFGRALRSDAALDPAALGGLRERLAAQPSARASERTG; from the coding sequence ATGGATCCGGTAAGAACGTGCGTCGGCTGTCGTCGGCGTGCCCCGAGGTCCGCGCTACTGCGGATCGTCGCCGATCCCCCCACCAGCTCCCTCGTCATCGACGAGCGCGCGGTGATGGCCGGCAGGGGTGCGTGGATCCATCCGACCATCGAGTGCATCGACAGAGCGATCGCGCGGCGTGCCTTCGGGCGGGCCCTGCGGAGCGACGCGGCGCTCGACCCCGCAGCTCTTGGGGGACTACGAGAGCGGCTCGCGGCCCAGCCGAGCGCGCGAGCATCCGAGAGAACAGGCTGA
- the infB gene encoding translation initiation factor IF-2 — protein sequence MAKPRVHEIAAEIGVDSKTALAKLKEMGEFVKGPSSSIEPPVARKLKAALEAAGLTGQAAAPAAAPSSAPRPGARSSAPKPGGRPTPAPQPTAAPEVEAPEASDVPVPAKPLTVAERQAQAEASRKAAAEEKAQAEKSAASATPDAPAAETPSAPRPDAGSTPAPSNGIPRPGIPRPAAPRPGNNPFASNQGMGTKPRPGNNPFASNQGMGQRPAAGAAGPRPAAPRPGSPRPGAPRPGGVGQGARPAGFGQRPAGAGRPGGAPGGAGRPGAPAAGGFQRPAGGFAGRPGGGGRGRGPGGGTAGAFGRGGGKSKSRKSKRTKRAEFELREAPSLGGVSVPRGDGNTIVRLRRGASISDFADKIDASPGNLVTVLFHLGEMATATESLDEATFEVLGTELGYKIQVVSPEDEDRELLEGFDIDLDQELEDEDDDVLEIRPPVVTVMGHVDHGKTRLLDAIRNANVIEGEAGGITQHIGAYQVWAPHEGYERAITFIDTPGHEAFTAMRARGAQVTDIAILVVAADDGIMPQTVEALNHAQAANVPIVVAVNKVDKEGANPAKVRQQLTEYGLVAEEYGGDVMFVDVSALTGKGVEDLLEAVLLTADAGLDLRSNPNKDARGVAIEARLDKGRGAVATVLIQSGTLRVGDAIVAGTAYGRVRAMMDENGDAVHEAYPSRPVQVQGLSSVPGAGDTFLVTEEDRTARQIAEKREAVERNAQLAKARKRISLEDFTRALEEGKVESLNLIIKGDVSGAVEALEESLMKIEVDDSVQLRIIHRGVGAVTESDVNLATIDNAIIIGFNVRPDPKARARAAREGVDIRFYSVIYSALEEIESSLTGMLKPEFEEVQSGVAEIREVFRSSKFGNIAGVIVRSGTITRNAKARVIRDGVVVGDSLAIESLRRFKDDVSEVRTDFEAGIGLGKFNDIQIGDEIETIEMKEKPRV from the coding sequence GTGGCAAAACCACGCGTACACGAGATCGCCGCCGAGATCGGCGTCGACAGCAAGACCGCACTCGCCAAGCTCAAGGAGATGGGCGAGTTCGTCAAGGGACCGTCGTCGAGCATCGAGCCCCCCGTGGCCCGCAAGCTCAAGGCCGCCCTCGAGGCCGCCGGCCTCACCGGACAGGCAGCGGCACCCGCCGCGGCTCCTTCGTCCGCGCCGCGCCCCGGAGCCCGTTCGTCGGCTCCCAAGCCCGGCGGCCGTCCCACCCCCGCCCCGCAGCCCACCGCTGCTCCCGAGGTCGAGGCGCCCGAGGCGTCCGACGTCCCGGTCCCGGCGAAGCCGCTGACCGTCGCGGAGCGCCAGGCCCAGGCCGAGGCGAGCCGCAAGGCCGCCGCGGAGGAGAAGGCGCAGGCCGAGAAGTCGGCCGCGTCCGCCACCCCCGACGCCCCGGCCGCCGAGACCCCGAGCGCCCCGCGCCCGGACGCCGGCAGCACGCCGGCCCCCTCGAACGGCATCCCGCGCCCCGGGATCCCGCGTCCGGCGGCCCCGCGCCCCGGCAACAACCCCTTCGCGAGCAACCAGGGCATGGGCACCAAGCCCCGCCCGGGCAACAACCCGTTCGCGAGCAACCAGGGCATGGGCCAGCGTCCCGCCGCGGGAGCCGCAGGCCCCCGTCCGGCCGCTCCCCGTCCCGGATCCCCCCGCCCCGGCGCCCCGCGTCCCGGCGGCGTCGGCCAGGGCGCACGCCCGGCCGGCTTCGGCCAGCGTCCCGCGGGTGCGGGTCGCCCCGGCGGAGCGCCCGGCGGAGCGGGACGCCCCGGCGCCCCCGCAGCCGGCGGCTTCCAGCGTCCGGCCGGCGGCTTCGCCGGTCGTCCCGGCGGCGGCGGCCGTGGTCGCGGCCCCGGCGGCGGCACCGCCGGCGCCTTCGGGCGCGGCGGCGGCAAGAGCAAGTCGCGCAAGTCGAAGCGGACGAAGAGGGCCGAGTTCGAGCTGCGCGAGGCCCCGTCGCTGGGTGGCGTCAGCGTACCCCGCGGCGACGGCAACACCATCGTCCGCCTGCGTCGCGGCGCGTCCATCTCGGACTTCGCCGACAAGATCGACGCGAGCCCCGGCAACCTGGTGACCGTGCTGTTCCACCTCGGTGAGATGGCCACGGCGACCGAGTCGCTCGACGAGGCCACCTTCGAGGTGCTCGGCACGGAGCTCGGCTACAAGATCCAGGTCGTCTCCCCCGAGGACGAGGACCGCGAGCTGCTCGAGGGCTTCGACATCGACCTCGACCAGGAGCTCGAGGACGAGGACGACGACGTGCTGGAGATCCGGCCGCCCGTCGTCACCGTCATGGGCCACGTCGACCACGGCAAGACGCGCCTGCTCGACGCCATCCGCAACGCCAACGTCATCGAGGGCGAAGCGGGCGGCATCACGCAGCACATCGGCGCGTACCAGGTCTGGGCGCCGCACGAGGGCTACGAGCGCGCCATCACCTTCATCGACACCCCGGGCCACGAGGCGTTCACCGCCATGCGCGCCCGTGGTGCGCAGGTCACCGACATCGCGATCCTCGTGGTCGCGGCCGACGACGGCATCATGCCGCAGACGGTGGAGGCCCTGAACCACGCCCAGGCGGCGAACGTGCCGATCGTGGTCGCGGTCAACAAGGTCGACAAGGAGGGGGCCAACCCCGCCAAGGTGCGCCAGCAGCTCACCGAGTACGGCCTGGTCGCCGAGGAGTACGGCGGAGACGTCATGTTCGTCGACGTGTCGGCGCTCACCGGCAAGGGCGTGGAGGACCTCCTCGAGGCCGTCCTGCTCACCGCCGACGCCGGGCTCGACCTGCGCAGCAACCCGAACAAGGACGCGCGCGGCGTGGCCATCGAGGCGCGCCTCGACAAGGGCCGCGGTGCGGTCGCGACCGTCCTCATCCAGTCGGGCACGCTCCGCGTGGGCGACGCCATCGTGGCGGGCACGGCCTACGGCCGGGTCCGGGCGATGATGGATGAGAACGGCGACGCGGTCCACGAGGCCTACCCGTCACGACCGGTCCAGGTCCAGGGCCTCTCGTCGGTCCCCGGCGCGGGCGACACCTTCCTCGTCACCGAGGAGGACCGCACCGCCCGTCAGATCGCCGAGAAGCGCGAGGCCGTCGAGCGCAACGCGCAGCTGGCCAAGGCCCGCAAGCGCATCAGCCTCGAGGACTTCACGCGTGCGCTGGAGGAGGGCAAGGTCGAGTCGCTCAACCTCATCATCAAGGGCGACGTGTCCGGTGCCGTCGAGGCCCTGGAGGAGTCGCTCATGAAGATCGAGGTGGACGACTCCGTGCAGCTGCGGATCATCCACCGCGGTGTCGGAGCGGTCACCGAGAGCGACGTCAACCTGGCGACGATCGACAACGCGATCATCATCGGGTTCAACGTCCGCCCCGACCCGAAGGCCCGTGCACGTGCGGCTCGCGAGGGCGTCGACATCCGCTTCTACAGCGTCATCTACTCGGCGCTCGAGGAGATCGAGTCGAGCCTCACGGGCATGCTCAAGCCCGAGTTCGAGGAGGTCCAGTCCGGCGTCGCCGAGATCCGCGAGGTGTTCCGTTCCTCCAAGTTCGGCAACATCGCGGGTGTCATCGTCCGCTCGGGCACCATCACCAGGAACGCCAAGGCGCGGGTCATCCGCGACGGCGTGGTGGTGGGCGACAGCCTGGCCATCGAGTCGCTCCGCCGGTTCAAGGACGACGTGTCCGAGGTCCGCACGGACTTCGAGGCGGGCATCGGCCTCGGCAAGTTCAACGACATCCAGATCGGCGACGAGATCGAGACGATCGAGATGAAGGAGAAGCCGCGGGTCTGA